One Hypnocyclicus thermotrophus DNA segment encodes these proteins:
- a CDS encoding RnfABCDGE type electron transport complex subunit G, with translation MNKTLHYGLVLFIIASISASILAFINGKTAPVIAERSKREEIEARKNVLLAEDYKIEEKKEIEGMEFIPAYKNNKKIGYVVKTIGPGYGGDIVILFGVDMNGKITGINILKALETPGLGDKILNKEWQKRWIGKDKNYEFKVGVDSFAGATISPRGVYTGLMKALDAFEKEVK, from the coding sequence TACATTATGGACTTGTATTATTTATTATTGCTTCTATTTCAGCTTCAATATTAGCATTTATAAATGGGAAAACAGCTCCTGTAATAGCTGAAAGATCGAAAAGAGAAGAGATCGAAGCTAGAAAAAATGTTCTTTTAGCAGAAGATTATAAAATAGAAGAAAAAAAAGAAATAGAAGGAATGGAATTTATACCAGCATATAAAAATAATAAAAAAATTGGATATGTAGTAAAAACAATAGGGCCAGGGTATGGAGGAGATATTGTAATATTATTTGGTGTAGATATGAATGGTAAAATTACAGGAATAAATATATTAAAAGCATTAGAAACACCTGGACTTGGAGATAAAATTTTAAATAAAGAATGGCAAAAAAGATGGATAGGAAAAGATAAAAATTATGAATTTAAAGTAGGTGTAGATTCATTTGCAGGAGCAACTATCTCACCTAGAGGAGTATATACTGGTCTTATGAAAGCGTTAGATGCTTTTGAGAAAGAGGTGAAATAG
- the rsxE gene encoding electron transport complex subunit RsxE has translation MENRYFKEFSKGIVKENPVLVLLLGLCPTLGVTTSATNGLTMGLATLTVLVFSNMIVSMIKDFIPDKVRIPAFIMVIASLVTIVGMVMEAYIPALYAALGVFLPLIVVNCIILGRAESFASKNGIILSILDGLGNGLGFTFTLVLLGGIREILGNGSIFGIKFLGSFYNPALIFILPPGAFLTLGFIIATMNAKKNRSLNKKEAK, from the coding sequence GTGGAGAATAGATATTTTAAAGAGTTTTCAAAAGGAATAGTAAAAGAAAATCCAGTACTTGTTCTATTACTTGGGTTATGTCCTACTCTAGGAGTAACTACTTCTGCAACAAATGGATTGACAATGGGACTTGCAACATTAACAGTATTAGTTTTTTCAAATATGATAGTATCTATGATAAAAGATTTTATCCCTGATAAAGTAAGAATACCAGCATTTATAATGGTAATAGCATCATTAGTAACAATAGTTGGAATGGTAATGGAAGCTTATATACCAGCACTTTATGCAGCACTTGGAGTATTTTTACCATTAATAGTTGTAAACTGTATAATTCTTGGAAGAGCAGAAAGCTTTGCATCTAAAAATGGAATTATATTATCGATATTAGATGGTTTAGGAAATGGTTTAGGGTTTACTTTTACTCTTGTTTTATTAGGAGGAATAAGAGAAATTTTAGGTAATGGAAGTATTTTTGGAATTAAATTTTTAGGAAGTTTTTATAATCCAGCTTTAATATTTATATTACCACCAGGTGCATTTTTAACATTAGGGTTTATTATAGCTACGATGAATGCAAAAAAAAATAGAAGCCTTAATAAAAAGGAGGCAAAATAG
- the rsxA gene encoding electron transport complex subunit RsxA, whose amino-acid sequence MDLGRLISIIIGSILINNFIFSRFLGICPFMGVSKKIESSIGMGMAVTFVMTLASSVTWIVYYYILKPFHIEYLEIIAFILIVASLVQFVEMAIEKTSPNLYKALGVFLPLITTNCAVLGVALINIQEEYNFIETTANGFAAAVGFTLALVLLAGTRERLEYADVPESFKGIAIAFISAGILAMAFMGFSGIKI is encoded by the coding sequence ATGGATTTAGGTAGATTGATTTCAATAATAATAGGTTCGATTCTTATAAATAACTTTATATTTTCTAGATTTTTAGGTATTTGTCCATTTATGGGAGTATCAAAAAAAATAGAGTCATCAATAGGAATGGGAATGGCGGTTACATTTGTAATGACATTAGCATCATCTGTAACATGGATAGTATATTATTATATTTTAAAACCATTTCATATAGAATATTTAGAAATAATAGCGTTTATACTTATAGTAGCATCGCTTGTACAATTTGTAGAAATGGCAATAGAAAAAACAAGTCCAAATTTATATAAAGCATTAGGTGTATTTTTACCACTAATTACTACAAACTGTGCGGTATTGGGAGTGGCACTTATAAATATACAAGAGGAATATAATTTTATAGAGACAACAGCAAATGGATTTGCAGCAGCAGTAGGATTTACACTTGCATTAGTTTTACTTGCAGGAACTAGAGAAAGACTTGAATACGCTGATGTACCAGAAAGTTTTAAAGGAATTGCTATAGCCTTTATAAGTGCAGGAATTCTTGCAATGGCATTTATGGGATTTAGTGGTATAAAAATCTAA
- a CDS encoding RnfABCDGE type electron transport complex subunit B: MVDIIIAVVALGTIAILMGVFLAYAAKKFEVKKDPKINEILDILPGVNCGACGYPGCSGYAEAVAMQGVDINLCAPGGAEVVEKISTITGQVAEDKEKMVARVMCQGDNTKVTKRYEFDADIKTCANALLYYGGDKSCMYGCLGYGDCEKVCPTNAIKVNEKGIAVVDEELCISCEKCVIECPKNIIKMVREKSRVSVLCSSHEKGADSRKVCSISCIGCGICAKNCPVDAIEVKGNLAVIDDSKCINCGICEVKCPTNAIKSDIKEVKKAKIIEDKCIGCTACARVCPVDAIEGEVKKKHKVIAEKCIGCGLCYEKCKFDAIKLETQIKSS, encoded by the coding sequence ATGGTGGATATTATAATTGCAGTAGTTGCATTAGGAACTATAGCCATATTAATGGGTGTATTTCTAGCATATGCGGCTAAGAAATTTGAAGTAAAAAAAGATCCTAAAATAAATGAAATACTAGACATATTACCGGGAGTAAATTGTGGTGCGTGTGGATATCCAGGGTGTAGTGGATATGCTGAAGCAGTAGCAATGCAAGGTGTAGATATAAATTTATGTGCACCAGGTGGAGCAGAAGTAGTAGAAAAAATATCGACGATTACAGGGCAAGTAGCAGAAGATAAAGAAAAAATGGTAGCTAGAGTAATGTGTCAAGGTGATAATACTAAAGTTACAAAAAGATATGAATTCGATGCAGATATAAAAACATGTGCTAATGCACTTCTTTATTATGGTGGAGATAAAAGTTGTATGTATGGATGTCTTGGATATGGAGATTGTGAAAAGGTATGTCCAACAAATGCTATAAAAGTAAATGAAAAAGGAATAGCAGTAGTAGATGAAGAGTTATGTATTTCTTGTGAGAAATGTGTAATAGAATGTCCAAAAAATATAATAAAAATGGTAAGAGAAAAATCAAGAGTATCAGTACTTTGTTCTTCACATGAAAAAGGAGCAGACTCAAGAAAAGTATGTAGTATATCATGTATAGGATGTGGAATATGTGCTAAAAATTGTCCAGTAGATGCAATAGAAGTAAAAGGAAATTTAGCAGTAATAGATGATAGTAAATGTATAAATTGTGGAATATGTGAAGTGAAATGTCCGACAAATGCAATAAAAAGTGATATAAAAGAAGTAAAAAAAGCAAAAATAATAGAAGATAAGTGCATAGGATGTACAGCATGTGCTAGAGTATGTCCAGTAGATGCAATAGAAGGAGAAGTTAAGAAAAAACATAAAGTTATAGCAGAAAAATGTATAGGATGTGGTTTATGTTATGAAAAATGTAAATTTGATGCTATAAAATTGGAAACACAAATAAAATCTTCCTAA
- a CDS encoding RluA family pseudouridine synthase, whose translation MKKYRIEKEYKGYTISEYLRNIQNYSGRSIRNLEIFLNGKRVKPKKKLRAYEVLLVKEKEKSTNIKPLEIKLNIVYEDEEILIIDKDPGIVVHPTLKKVDKTLANGIVYYFKEKYNKIMIPRFYNRLDMDTSGLIIITKTGFAQSFLQEKCEVKKYYLAIVEGIIEKDEFILEKPIGRIGNNLKREILPIENGGQYAKTKVKVLEKNIEKNITLIEVELFTGRTHQIRVHMSSIGHPLIGDKLYSDKERNIRQLLHAYRLEFINPISKEKQIIEIEMKEDMKKYLYN comes from the coding sequence ATGAAAAAATATAGAATTGAAAAAGAGTATAAAGGTTATACTATATCTGAATATTTAAGAAATATTCAAAATTATTCTGGTAGAAGTATCAGAAATTTGGAGATTTTTTTAAATGGAAAGAGAGTTAAACCTAAAAAAAAATTAAGAGCATATGAAGTACTTTTAGTAAAAGAAAAAGAAAAAAGTACAAATATTAAACCGCTAGAGATAAAATTAAATATTGTATATGAAGATGAAGAAATACTTATTATAGATAAAGACCCAGGAATAGTAGTTCATCCTACTTTAAAAAAAGTAGATAAAACTTTGGCCAATGGAATAGTATATTATTTTAAAGAAAAATATAATAAAATTATGATTCCAAGATTTTATAATAGATTAGATATGGATACCTCAGGACTTATAATTATTACTAAAACAGGATTTGCACAAAGTTTTTTACAAGAAAAATGTGAAGTGAAGAAGTACTATTTAGCAATAGTAGAAGGAATAATTGAAAAAGATGAATTTATTTTAGAAAAACCAATAGGAAGAATAGGAAATAATCTAAAAAGAGAGATTTTACCTATTGAAAATGGCGGACAATATGCGAAAACAAAAGTTAAAGTTTTAGAAAAAAACATAGAAAAAAATATTACTTTAATAGAGGTAGAGCTTTTTACAGGTAGAACTCATCAAATAAGAGTACATATGTCAAGTATAGGTCATCCACTTATTGGAGATAAATTATACTCTGATAAAGAAAGAAATATAAGACAATTATTACATGCGTATAGATTAGAATTTATTAACCCTATTAGTAAAGAAAAGCAAATTATCGAGATAGAAATGAAAGAAGATATGAAAAAATATCTATATAATTAA
- the gap gene encoding type I glyceraldehyde-3-phosphate dehydrogenase — protein sequence MAVKVAINGFGRIGRLAFRLMFGSPEFEIVAINDLTSAGDLAYLLKYDTAQGRYKSDSITAGEDSITVDGKTIKIYAERDARNLPWGDLGVDVVLECTGFYVSKDKSQAHIDAGAKKVVISAPAKGDLKTIVYNVNDEILDGSEDIISGASCTTNCLAPVAKVLNDNFGLVKGFMTTIHAYTNDQNTLDGPHAKPITARRGRAAAANMVPTSTGAAVAVGKVLPELNGKLDGGAVRVPTVTGSCVDLVVELEKSVTAEEVNAAMKAAANETLGYTEDPIVSSDVIGIHYGSLFDALSTKVMTVDGKQLVKILTWYDNEMSYTAQLVRTVKKLASLIK from the coding sequence ATGGCAGTAAAAGTTGCAATTAATGGATTCGGAAGAATCGGAAGACTAGCATTTAGATTAATGTTTGGTTCACCTGAATTTGAAATCGTTGCTATTAATGATTTAACAAGTGCAGGAGATTTAGCTTACTTATTAAAATATGATACAGCACAAGGAAGATATAAAAGTGATTCAATAACAGCTGGAGAAGATTCAATTACTGTAGATGGAAAAACTATTAAAATTTATGCTGAAAGAGATGCAAGAAATTTACCTTGGGGAGACCTAGGAGTAGATGTTGTATTAGAATGTACAGGATTTTATGTATCAAAAGATAAATCTCAAGCTCATATTGATGCAGGAGCTAAAAAAGTTGTAATCTCTGCACCAGCAAAAGGAGATTTAAAAACTATCGTATATAACGTAAATGATGAAATTTTAGATGGAAGTGAAGATATAATTTCAGGAGCTTCTTGTACAACTAACTGTTTAGCACCAGTTGCTAAAGTATTAAATGATAACTTTGGATTAGTAAAAGGATTTATGACTACTATCCATGCTTATACAAATGATCAAAACACATTAGATGGACCTCATGCAAAACCTATTACAGCTAGAAGAGGAAGAGCTGCTGCTGCTAATATGGTTCCAACTTCTACAGGAGCTGCGGTAGCTGTAGGAAAAGTTTTACCTGAATTAAATGGTAAATTAGATGGTGGAGCTGTAAGAGTTCCAACTGTTACAGGTTCTTGTGTTGATTTAGTAGTAGAATTAGAAAAATCAGTTACTGCTGAAGAAGTAAATGCTGCAATGAAAGCTGCTGCAAACGAAACTTTAGGATATACAGAAGATCCAATTGTTTCTTCAGACGTAATTGGAATTCACTATGGATCATTATTTGATGCTTTATCAACTAAAGTAATGACTGTAGATGGAAAACAATTAGTAAAAATCTTAACTTGGTATGATAATGAAATGTCATATACTGCTCAATTAGTAAGAACAGTTAAAAAATTAGCTTCATTAATAAAATAA
- a CDS encoding phosphoglycerate kinase, whose product MAKKIVTDLDVKGKKVLMRVDFNVPMKDGKITNDNRITAALPTIKYVLENGGKVIAFSHLGRVKTEEDKASKSLAPVAKRLEEVLGQEVKFVPVTRGPELEAAIDELKDGEILMFENTRFEDIDGKKESKNDPELGKYWASLGDVFVNDAFGTAHRAHASNVGIASNIAESAAGFLMEKEIKFIGGAVDNPERPLVAILGGAKVSDKIAVIENLIAKADKIIVGGGMMFTFLKAKGLNIGKSLCEEDRIELAKELMEKAGDKLILPVDTVLAEKFAADAAHKTVAVEDIAADEEGLGLDIGQASIELFAKTLEGAKTVVWNGPMGVFEMPAFAKGTIAVCEAIAALEGATTIIGGGDSATAAIQLGFADKFTHISTGGGASLEYLEGKVLPGVDSISDK is encoded by the coding sequence ATGGCTAAAAAAATCGTAACTGATTTAGATGTAAAAGGTAAAAAAGTTTTAATGAGAGTTGACTTTAATGTACCTATGAAAGATGGGAAAATTACTAATGATAATAGAATAACAGCGGCACTTCCTACAATAAAATATGTATTAGAAAATGGTGGGAAAGTAATTGCATTTTCTCATTTAGGAAGAGTAAAAACCGAAGAAGATAAAGCTTCAAAATCTCTTGCTCCAGTAGCTAAAAGATTAGAAGAAGTATTAGGACAAGAAGTAAAATTTGTTCCAGTTACTAGAGGTCCAGAATTAGAAGCAGCAATAGACGAATTAAAAGATGGAGAAATCTTAATGTTTGAAAACACAAGATTTGAAGATATAGATGGTAAAAAAGAATCTAAAAATGATCCAGAATTAGGAAAATATTGGGCTTCTTTAGGAGATGTATTTGTAAATGATGCATTTGGTACTGCACATAGAGCACATGCTTCTAACGTAGGGATAGCTTCAAATATAGCTGAGTCAGCAGCTGGATTCTTGATGGAAAAAGAAATTAAATTTATAGGAGGAGCTGTTGATAATCCTGAAAGACCATTAGTTGCAATATTAGGAGGAGCAAAAGTTTCTGATAAAATAGCAGTAATAGAAAACTTAATTGCAAAAGCTGACAAAATTATTGTTGGTGGAGGAATGATGTTTACTTTCTTGAAAGCAAAAGGATTAAATATAGGAAAATCTTTATGCGAAGAAGATAGAATAGAATTAGCAAAAGAATTGATGGAAAAAGCAGGAGATAAATTAATACTTCCAGTAGATACAGTTCTTGCCGAAAAATTTGCAGCTGATGCAGCTCATAAAACTGTAGCAGTAGAAGATATAGCAGCTGATGAAGAAGGATTAGGATTAGATATTGGTCAAGCTTCTATAGAATTATTTGCAAAAACATTAGAAGGAGCAAAAACTGTAGTATGGAATGGACCTATGGGAGTATTTGAAATGCCTGCATTTGCTAAAGGGACAATAGCTGTTTGTGAAGCAATAGCTGCATTGGAAGGCGCTACTACAATAATAGGTGGAGGAGATTCAGCAACTGCTGCAATTCAATTAGGATTTGCTGATAAATTTACTCATATCTCTACTGGTGGAGGAGCTTCATTAGAATATTTAGAAGGTAAAGTGTTACCTGGAGTAGATTCAATATCTGATAAATAA
- a CDS encoding thioredoxin family protein, with protein sequence MHVGMNIVIYDFFCSNSPLYIDIMKVIEELDIYPNVEKIRDVDAIFNISDKPPVLFINGKKVIEGEYPDKEKLKDIIEKNL encoded by the coding sequence ATGCATGTAGGAATGAATATAGTAATATATGATTTTTTTTGTTCAAATAGTCCTTTATATATAGATATTATGAAAGTAATAGAAGAATTAGATATATATCCAAATGTAGAAAAAATAAGAGATGTAGACGCTATATTTAATATATCTGATAAACCACCTGTATTATTTATTAATGGAAAAAAAGTAATAGAGGGTGAGTATCCAGATAAGGAAAAATTAAAAGATATAATAGAAAAAAATTTATAA
- the sufC gene encoding Fe-S cluster assembly ATPase SufC, translating to MSSLLKINNLKVKVENKEILKGIDLEINKGEVHVIMGPNGAGKSTLSNAITGNPKYEIVDGEIIFEGENINDLKVDERAKKGIFMSFQYPEAIPGVTVEEFLRASKSSITGRLQSVIKFKKELEEKMEELHIDKNYANRHLNVGFSGGEKKKNEILQMAILAPKLAILDETDSGLDVDAIRVVYEGVNKLKNENNAILIITHYNKVLNYIKPDFVHVVNNGKIVKSGGIEVAHEIEKQGYENIKVI from the coding sequence ATGAGTAGTTTATTAAAAATTAACAATTTAAAAGTTAAAGTAGAAAATAAAGAGATATTAAAGGGAATAGATTTAGAAATAAATAAAGGAGAAGTACATGTAATAATGGGACCAAATGGTGCTGGAAAATCAACACTTTCAAATGCTATAACAGGAAATCCTAAATACGAGATTGTAGATGGTGAAATAATTTTTGAAGGTGAAAACATTAATGACTTAAAAGTGGATGAAAGAGCTAAAAAGGGGATTTTTATGTCATTTCAATATCCAGAAGCAATACCTGGAGTTACAGTAGAAGAATTTTTGAGAGCATCAAAATCATCAATAACAGGAAGATTGCAATCAGTAATTAAATTTAAAAAAGAGTTAGAAGAAAAAATGGAGGAACTTCATATTGATAAAAATTATGCAAATAGACATTTAAATGTAGGATTTTCTGGAGGAGAAAAAAAGAAAAATGAGATACTACAAATGGCTATATTAGCACCTAAATTAGCTATATTAGATGAAACGGATTCAGGACTTGATGTAGATGCTATTAGAGTAGTGTATGAAGGAGTAAATAAATTAAAAAATGAAAATAATGCGATACTTATAATTACTCATTATAATAAAGTGTTAAATTATATAAAACCTGATTTTGTTCATGTGGTAAACAATGGAAAGATTGTAAAATCTGGTGGAATTGAAGTTGCTCATGAAATAGAAAAACAAGGTTATGAAAATATAAAGGTGATATAA
- the sufB gene encoding Fe-S cluster assembly protein SufB, which produces MKKNKTSVDDINRGIYDIVDKEDHSYKSKKGLSNDIVIEISKKKKEPKWMLEHRLKSLEIYNQKPMPTWGADLKDLRVEDIIYYLKPNTEMKENWDDVPDYIKNTFDRLGIPKAERESLAGVGAQYDSEVVYHNVNKELIKQGVIYTDIETALKEHEDIVKKYFMTLIRNIDHKFAALHGAVWSGGSFVYVPKGVHVKMPLQSYFRLNAKEAGQFEHTLIIVEEGASLHFIEGCSAPKYSSQALHAGAVELFVKKGAKLRYSTVENWSRNMYNLNTKRAVVDEKGTIEWVSGSFGSKVSMLYPMSILRGEYARAEFTGITFASTGQYLDTGAKVVHAAPYTSSTINSKSISKNGGIAFYRGLLKVAKNAHHVKSNVNCESLMLDNISKSDTVPIIELMNDDVDIGHEAKIGRISDETIYYLMQRGISEEEAKAMIVRGFVEPITKELPLEYAVELNNLINLELEGTIG; this is translated from the coding sequence ATGAAAAAAAATAAAACAAGTGTAGATGATATCAATAGAGGCATATATGATATAGTAGATAAAGAAGATCATTCATACAAATCTAAAAAAGGATTGAGCAATGATATAGTAATAGAGATTTCAAAGAAAAAAAAAGAACCTAAGTGGATGCTAGAACATAGATTAAAAAGTTTAGAAATTTATAATCAAAAACCTATGCCAACTTGGGGTGCAGACTTAAAAGATTTAAGAGTAGAAGATATAATTTATTATTTAAAGCCAAATACAGAAATGAAAGAAAATTGGGATGATGTTCCGGATTATATTAAAAATACTTTTGACAGATTAGGAATTCCAAAAGCTGAAAGAGAATCCTTAGCAGGAGTTGGAGCTCAATATGATTCTGAAGTTGTTTATCATAATGTAAATAAAGAATTAATAAAACAAGGGGTAATATATACAGATATAGAAACAGCCTTAAAAGAACATGAAGATATAGTAAAAAAATATTTTATGACACTTATAAGAAATATTGATCATAAATTTGCTGCACTTCATGGCGCGGTATGGTCTGGTGGTTCATTTGTATATGTACCAAAAGGAGTGCATGTAAAAATGCCACTTCAATCATATTTTAGATTAAATGCAAAAGAAGCAGGTCAATTTGAACATACACTTATTATTGTAGAAGAAGGAGCAAGTCTTCATTTTATAGAAGGATGTAGCGCACCAAAATATTCATCACAAGCGCTTCATGCGGGTGCAGTAGAACTTTTTGTAAAAAAAGGTGCTAAGCTTAGATATTCTACAGTGGAAAATTGGTCTAGAAATATGTATAACTTAAATACAAAAAGAGCAGTAGTAGATGAAAAAGGAACTATTGAATGGGTATCAGGTTCATTTGGTTCAAAAGTTAGTATGCTTTATCCTATGAGTATACTTCGAGGAGAATATGCAAGAGCAGAATTTACAGGAATTACTTTTGCTTCAACAGGTCAATATCTTGATACAGGCGCAAAAGTAGTGCATGCAGCACCATATACTAGTTCAACTATAAATTCTAAATCAATATCAAAAAATGGAGGAATAGCTTTTTATAGAGGTCTTTTAAAAGTAGCTAAAAATGCTCATCATGTAAAATCAAATGTAAATTGTGAAAGTTTAATGCTAGATAATATATCAAAATCAGATACAGTGCCAATAATAGAGCTTATGAATGATGATGTAGACATTGGACATGAAGCTAAAATAGGTAGAATTAGTGATGAGACGATTTATTATTTAATGCAAAGAGGAATTAGTGAGGAAGAGGCCAAAGCTATGATTGTGAGGGGATTTGTAGAACCAATTACAAAAGAATTGCCATTAGAATATGCTGTAGAATTAAATAATTTAATTAATTTAGAGTTAGAAGGAACAATAGGATAA
- the sufD gene encoding Fe-S cluster assembly protein SufD, with protein sequence MFESYKKFNKDKLDILNSLEKPNWRRVGYQYEFKFDKIRELSKISDNDIIKIDEKIIKKIEFKNSFKENDYFIKMAELFFNSGVYIDNNKNSKYYFSFKGDKENNNILDYNIIIARENSESSIIFDYTGDIDVFRNSLFKIKAEKNAVINIFFVQRLSENSESFSNIIVEADRTSKVNQYFFSMGSKINMISNNVYLLDKEARSEVYSVYIGDKNKKIDLEFTTNHRAPYTESIIEGRGVLKDNSKKVFRGNLQFDRGAKKSIGKESEFTLLLNKNIKSDSIPTLKCDEDDVIGEHAASAGQLNDEKLFYLMQRGFDEKAAKKIIVMSSLKPIISKINNKKLVERLYNIIEERFS encoded by the coding sequence ATGTTTGAAAGTTATAAGAAATTTAATAAAGATAAATTAGACATATTGAACTCTTTAGAAAAACCAAATTGGCGAAGAGTAGGATATCAATATGAATTTAAGTTTGATAAAATTAGAGAATTATCTAAGATTTCAGATAATGATATAATAAAAATAGATGAAAAAATAATAAAAAAAATAGAATTTAAAAATTCTTTTAAAGAAAATGATTATTTTATAAAAATGGCAGAATTGTTTTTTAATAGCGGTGTGTATATAGATAACAATAAAAATTCTAAATATTATTTTTCTTTTAAAGGAGATAAAGAAAACAATAATATTTTAGATTATAATATTATTATAGCTAGAGAAAATAGTGAGAGTAGTATTATATTTGACTATACAGGTGATATAGATGTTTTTAGAAATTCTTTATTTAAAATAAAAGCGGAAAAAAACGCAGTAATAAATATTTTTTTTGTTCAAAGATTAAGTGAAAATTCTGAAAGTTTTTCAAATATAATTGTAGAAGCAGATAGAACTTCTAAAGTAAATCAATATTTTTTTAGTATGGGTTCAAAAATAAATATGATTAGTAATAATGTATATCTTCTTGATAAAGAAGCTAGAAGTGAAGTTTATTCAGTTTATATTGGAGATAAAAATAAAAAAATAGATTTAGAATTTACAACTAATCATAGAGCACCTTATACAGAAAGTATTATTGAAGGAAGAGGAGTATTAAAAGATAATAGCAAAAAGGTATTTAGAGGAAACCTTCAATTTGATAGAGGAGCTAAAAAATCAATTGGAAAAGAGTCAGAATTTACGTTATTACTTAATAAAAATATAAAATCAGACTCTATTCCAACCTTGAAATGTGATGAAGATGATGTAATAGGTGAACATGCGGCTAGTGCTGGACAACTTAATGATGAAAAACTTTTTTATTTAATGCAAAGAGGATTTGATGAGAAAGCAGCAAAAAAAATTATAGTTATGTCCAGTTTAAAACCAATTATTAGTAAAATTAATAATAAAAAATTAGTTGAAAGATTATATAATATAATCGAAGAAAGGTTTTCATAA
- a CDS encoding aminotransferase class V-fold PLP-dependent enzyme: protein MHKNKFPIFENNRELVYLDSAATTQKPKEVLDAMYNYNIYNNASPNRGSYKLSLEATNLYKESKKNVATFIGAESEEIIYTKSATESLNLISYVLEKELKKNDEILVGISSHHSNLVPWQELAKRKNIVLKYIYLDKNGEFDLSDLKNKLSNNTRLVTFSYAVNTTGVVHDVKKIINLIKTFNTNIKIIVDGAQIVLHKNIDVKKLDIDFFVFSAHKMFGPIGIGVLYIKKELIEKLPPFLYGGDMIEFVEETKSIYKNNYEKYEGGTQSVELAVGLSAAIEFINKIGIKKIETYEKELHDYLLSKLKELDFIEIYFENQKNKTPVIAFNVKNVHSHDVSQILDMNNIAIRTGHHCTQPLMKYLNIPSCCRVSLSIYNTENDINKLIKSLYKVKEIFY, encoded by the coding sequence ATGCATAAAAATAAGTTTCCTATATTTGAAAATAATAGAGAATTAGTATATTTAGATAGTGCAGCTACTACTCAAAAACCAAAAGAGGTATTAGATGCAATGTATAACTATAATATTTATAATAATGCAAGTCCAAATAGAGGAAGTTATAAACTTAGTTTAGAAGCTACAAATTTATATAAAGAAAGTAAAAAAAATGTTGCGACATTTATCGGAGCAGAAAGTGAAGAGATAATTTATACTAAATCAGCAACAGAATCGTTAAATTTAATATCGTATGTTTTAGAGAAAGAATTAAAAAAAAATGATGAAATTTTAGTAGGAATTAGTTCTCATCATTCTAATTTAGTTCCTTGGCAAGAATTAGCTAAAAGAAAAAACATAGTTCTTAAATATATTTATTTAGATAAAAATGGAGAGTTTGATTTAAGTGATTTAAAAAATAAACTTTCAAATAATACAAGATTAGTTACATTTTCTTATGCTGTAAATACTACTGGAGTTGTACATGATGTAAAAAAAATAATAAACTTAATAAAAACATTTAATACTAATATAAAAATAATAGTAGATGGTGCACAGATAGTACTTCATAAAAATATAGATGTAAAAAAATTAGATATAGACTTTTTTGTGTTTTCAGCGCATAAAATGTTTGGACCTATTGGAATTGGAGTACTTTATATAAAAAAAGAATTAATTGAAAAATTACCTCCATTTTTATATGGTGGAGATATGATAGAGTTTGTAGAAGAAACAAAGTCTATATATAAAAATAATTATGAAAAATATGAAGGTGGAACTCAAAGTGTAGAACTTGCAGTAGGACTTTCAGCAGCAATAGAATTTATTAATAAAATAGGTATTAAAAAAATAGAAACATATGAAAAAGAATTACATGATTATTTACTAAGTAAATTAAAGGAGCTTGATTTTATAGAGATATATTTTGAAAATCAAAAAAATAAAACTCCTGTTATAGCTTTTAATGTAAAAAATGTACACTCTCATGATGTGAGTCAAATATTGGATATGAATAATATAGCAATAAGGACCGGTCATCATTGTACACAGCCACTTATGAAATATCTAAATATTCCTTCTTGTTGTAGAGTAAGCTTATCTATTTACAATACTGAAAATGATATAAATAAACTTATAAAATCACTATATAAAGTAAAAGAAATTTTTTATTAA